The DNA segment CTCGATGATCTCGTCGGTGTCGGGCTCCGGGTTGTCGGCGAGCAGACCGGCGACGCTCATGATGAAGCCGGGCGTGCAGAACCCGCACTGCAGCCCGTGGCACTCCTGGAACGCGCGCTGGATGGGGTGCAGCGTGTCGCCATCGTCGGGCGACAGGCCCTCCACGGTTGTGACGTCGTGTCCGTCGACCGAGACCGCGAACAGCAGGCAGCTGCGCACGGGCGCGCCGTCGAGCAGCACGGTGCAGCAGCCGCAGACACCGTGCTCGCAGCCCACGTGCGTCCCCGTCAGCCGCAGGTCGTGACGCAGGGCGTCGCTGAGCAGACGGCGCGCCGGCACCCGCAACGACCGGGTCGTG comes from the Euzebyales bacterium genome and includes:
- a CDS encoding (2Fe-2S)-binding protein, producing the protein TTRSLRVPARRLLSDALRHDLRLTGTHVGCEHGVCGCCTVLLDGAPVRSCLLFAVSVDGHDVTTVEGLSPDDGDTLHPIQRAFQECHGLQCGFCTPGFIMSVAGLLADNPEPDTDEIIEGISGNLCRCTGYQNIVAAVERAATLLRDGDGAPVTRVDDTVAVEAQPPSDAVATAPYAPAGDDVPGDAHDGGHGARDGGAA